A stretch of Podospora bellae-mahoneyi strain CBS 112042 chromosome 5, whole genome shotgun sequence DNA encodes these proteins:
- a CDS encoding hypothetical protein (EggNog:ENOG503PD4K; COG:S) has translation MESIDFPFLFSVLELTAIMFPTRSRRKGAPLLPLRFFTTWSLLASLTTTLALSTIHNPKYQCPSSPPPALTPHQLLSASCPRPIPGSLTETLFSNSSSHITPWTHAPVCELINGLTGQYCTYTNSHHGHRGFSLVTTPSRAADVASWFLDLPLPKPSDGAEGEKYKVVTIPGKGKGVIATKEIKQWEEIILDYATLVVDVGFTVEVNALRGYRLLHKAVEQMGDGGNSVMELGKSSEHAQDVVENVLRTNAFSTRVGEGDYMAVYPTVSVSLVSPTGLLNRGKKSKMLTAHPSSAYTRFIQESLQVSIAASKPISPGEEITISYLTLGKTSSERAHLLKKWGFTCSCPLCTSPPSTIAASDARRKEIAKLQDLAIRAFQANKPYQALRLTRQILPLLPKEELFPLESEQLENMSRIYFVLNDMDKAEKYARLSLEVLARQGYIKWVEGWMVGKMFRRFEEEEGPRGVRY, from the exons ATGGAATCCATTGATTTTCCATTTCTCTTCAGTGTACTTGAGCTTACAGCGATAATGTTCCCAACACGCAGCCGAAGAAAAGGGGCCCCCTTATTACCCCTCAGGTTTTTCACCACATGGTCCCTCCTCGCTTCATTAACAACAACACTGGCGTTATCCACcatccacaaccccaaaTACCaatgcccctcctccccacccccagctctcacaccacaccaactcCTCTCTGCCAGCTGCCCCCGTCCCATCCCTGGTTCACTGACAGAAACCCTCTTTTccaactccagctcccacATCACCCCTTGGACCCACGCCCCAGTCTGCGAGCTCATCAATGGCCTGACCGGTCAATACTGCACCTACACCAACtcccaccacggccaccgcGGCTTCTCCCTTGTCACCACGCCCTCCCGCGCCGCAGACGTTGCCTCCTGGTTTCTTGACCTCCCCTTGCCCAAACCCTCGGACGGCGCTGAAGGCGAGAAATACAAAGTCGTTACCATCCCCGGAAAAGGCAAGGGCGTCATAGCCACGAAGGAAATCAAACAATGGGAGGAGATTATACTTGACTATGCCACGCTCGTGGTGGATGTTGGTTTCACGGTGGAGGTGAATGCGTTGAGGGGATACAGACTGCTGCATAAAGCGGTCGAACagatgggtgatgggggcAACAGTGTGATGGAACTGGGGAAAAGCAGCGAGCACGCTCAGGATGTGGTGGAGAACGTGCTGAGGACAAATGCGTTTAGCACGagggtcggggagggggattaCATGGCGGTTTATCCTACTGTTTCGGTGAGTCTTGTTTCGCCCACGGGGCTGTTGAATAGGGGAAAGAA AAGCAAAATGCTAACAGCACATCCCTCCAGCGCCTACACCCGCTTCATCCAAGAATCCCTCCAAGTCTCCATAGCAGCCTCCAAACCCATCTCCCCGGGCGAGGAAATCACTATCTCCT ACCTAACCCTAGGCAAAACCTCCTCGGAACGcgcccacctcctcaaaaaaTGGGGCTTCACCTGCTCCTGCCCCCTctgcacctcccccccctccaccatcgccgcctccGACGCCCGCCGGAAAGAAATCGCAAAGCTCCAAGATCTCGCCATCCGCGCCTTCCAAGCCAACAAGCCGTACCAAGCTCTGCGCCTGACGAGACAGATCTTGCCTCTTCTGCCAAAGGAGGAGCTCTTCCCGCTTGAGAGTGAGCAGCTGGAAAATATGAGCAGGATTTACTTTGTGTTGAACGACATGGATAAGGCGGAAAAGTACGCGAGGCTGAGTTTGGAGGTGCTGGCGAGGCAGGGGTATATCaagtgggtggaggggtggatggtgggCAAGATGTTTAGaaggtttgaggaggaggaggggcctAGGGGGGTGAGGTATTGA